The following is a genomic window from Streptomyces chrestomyceticus JCM 4735.
AGCCATACCCTCGTGCCAAAATAGGACAAGGAGCCTGACAAGGGCCCCTTCCGTCCCGTTAAGGGCGGATAGTTCGGTATTGCGCTCCTTGGTGGGTCTGATGGCGGCTGATCACCGTGTGACTGATCGTCACGGTGGTGTGACTGTCCGCTATGGCATGGTCCATCGGCTTCCGCCGAGGTTGAACACCTGAGAGGGCAATTCCATCGGTTTGGCCGACGTGGCTGGACAGATGGTGTAGTTGTAGTGCCGAGGACAAGCCGTTCGTCCTATAACCGACTCGGCCCGCGTCCGCCATTTCGGGCAACGCGGGTCAAGGTGCAGAATTTAGAGGAAAGAACCGTGATGGTTCGGTTCTCCCGAGGAGGCCGCTCATGACCGCTCGCACCCCTGACGCCGAGCCGCTGCTTACCCCCGCCGAGGTCGCCACGATGTTCCGCGTGGACCCGAAGACGGTGACCCGCTGGGCCAAGGCAGGCAAGCTCACGTCCATCCGCACGCTCGGAGGACACCGGCGCTACCGCGAAGCCGAGGTTCGCGCTCTGCTCGCGGGCATTCCGCAGCAGCGCAGCGAAAGCTGAACAACCGCATGACCGGGCTGTTTTCGGGCCCCCCAACCCGATTCCGGCCCGTGGAGCCCCACCCGGCTCCGCACCGCACCACCTAGCACCACTCAGCTTCATACGACGCGGAGCCTGCCCCAACAGGCCCCACACCCGCACCATCTGGGTACGTCATCGATCGCGCTGGACTCCGCCGGGTCCAGCGCGATCTTTTTTGTGCGCGCGAGAACCCGTGCGGGCGGCCGGTCCGGCCGGCTGGACACCGCCCGCGGGGGCCGCCGTGGCAGACCCCCGCTGTTCTCCGGTCCAGTCCAAGGACTGCCGGGCGGGCGGTGCAATTGCACATATTAAATTGACCGGGTGTAGGGCGGCCGTAAGATTCCCGGTTCCGGAAACCCGGACGGTGACACCCGTCACAGCCCGGGAAGGTTGTGGTGCCGACGCCGCTGCGATAGAGGGCCGGAACCCCTTCCCTCCCTCAACAGCCTCCCACCGCACGGCCGGTGGGGAACGCGCCGTTGGTCACCGGGCCGGGGGACTTTGGTCCCCGCCCCCTTCCCCGGGCGCGGCGGCCGCCGCCGACGGCGTCTCGCGGGAGGCCGGGTCCGTGTCCGGTGCGGCGTCAGAAGCCGTGGACGGCCCCCTGGAGGGCCGCGCGGACGTCCGGGCGCCGGAGTCGGCGGCCGGTGCGCCGGCGGCGCGGCTGCGGGGCTCCATGGCGAGCCGCAGGAGACGGGCGCAGACGGGGCAGTGGCGGGTCAGGTGGCGATAGCCCGTGGCGGCCGACAGGTGGGCCCGCAGCAGCGCCCTGGTCTCGTGCCTGGCGGCTGTCGACATCGCACCCTCCTCCCGGCCCGGCGCCTTCCCTCGTGCCTACCGGTGGTACGTGCCCCGGTCAATACGCGCATCGGCTGGGGCCCGTACGGCCCGGACCATCCGGCCACGGGGCGGAGCGCCGCTCCCGTCCACACTCCCCAGCCGCGGGGCGACGCAAACGGCCCGCACCCGGGAGAGGGCGCGGGCCGGACGGCGACCGGTCGCGGCGCCGGCGCGCGCTCTCCGGCGTACGCCTGACACAACGCGATCGGCCCGCATCCTCGGAAGGATGCGGGCCGATCTGCTGCGGTCCTGACGGGATTTGAACCCGCGGCCTCCACCTTGACAGGGTGGCGAGCACTCCAAACTGCTCCACAGGACCTTGGTGCGGCTTCCGCTTGCGCGGTGCTGCGAAGCAAGACTCTACAGCAGGTCAGGGGGTGCGGTCGAACCCGGTCCCGCGGGGCCGCCCGGAGCGGCCCCGCGGCCGGTCACACCTTGGGCACCGCCGCGTCCACGGCCTTCACGATCCGCTTGTCGGAGACCGGGTACGCGGTGCCGAGCGCGTGCGCGAAGTAGCTCACCCGCAGCTCCTCGATCATCCAGCGGATCTCCCGCGCCTCGGCCGGCACCGGCCGCCCCGGGGGGTACTGCTCCAGCAGCCAGGCGTACTCGTCCTGCATCTCCTTGACCTTCGCCATCCGGGAGCGGTCCCGCTCGGCGTTGTTGGGGAGCTGCTGGAGGCGGCGGTCCACGGCGACCAGGTAGCGCATGAGGTCCGGCAGGCGCTTGGCGCCGTGCGCGGTCACGAAGCCGGGCTTGATCAGCGCGGCGAGCTGTTCCTTGACGTCCGTGAGGGACGGGAGCAGCGAGGCGAAAGTGGTGGCCTTCAGACGGCGCTCGCACGCCTGCCAGGCCGCCAGTACCTCCCGTACCTGCTGGACGGTCTTCATCGTGGCGTCCACCAGGTCGGCGCGGACCGCGTCGAAGAGTTTGCGGAAGGACTCCTCGTCCCAGGCCGGGCCGCCGTGCGCGGCGATCAGCCGGTCGGCGGCGGCGGTCACGCAGTCCTCGAAGAGGGCCTGTATGGAGCCGTGGGGGTTGGCGGACAGTGCCAGCTTCTGTTG
Proteins encoded in this region:
- the bldC gene encoding developmental transcriptional regulator BldC, with amino-acid sequence MTARTPDAEPLLTPAEVATMFRVDPKTVTRWAKAGKLTSIRTLGGHRRYREAEVRALLAGIPQQRSES
- a CDS encoding DUF6274 family protein; this translates as MSTAARHETRALLRAHLSAATGYRHLTRHCPVCARLLRLAMEPRSRAAGAPAADSGARTSARPSRGPSTASDAAPDTDPASRETPSAAAAAPGEGGGDQSPPAR